A part of Melittangium boletus DSM 14713 genomic DNA contains:
- a CDS encoding phosphoenolpyruvate synthase: MSAIPRLDHPASSVPETDPLILPFERISAADLPRVGGKGANLGEMARAGLPVPPGFCVTTAAFDAFLAGHGDTGSLFAALEALDGRDVEAARQVAESTRAALGRAPLPPAVADAVLATWKEMGPEVSWAVRSSATAEDLPDASFAGQQDTYLNIRGADALLDAVRRCWVSLFTDRAVLYRANHGFGHRGVKLSVVVQRMVLPEVSGILFTADPITGRRGTVSIDAGFGLGEALVSGLINADLYKVDKETGALLDVQVGDKALAIRPRPEGGTWEEHLPESMRRARALDDAAVRELVSLGTRIEKHYGKPQDIEWCIEAGRLYVVQTRPITSLYPLPEPAPEDEGLHVYASFGHIQMMTDPMPPLSLQVWRLLIPFGRPPRGTGDLPVESRSATLAGSRMFLDVTPMLRHPVLGRVLRGVLGHVYEDMARGMDTLTHRPAFQRGARGGWATTVNASRFLIPVMARFLTRLFITEPSVLRPRVEAFSDSLLDRMRARIAAAPPGAARLREARGVCSDLFGHILVLPPNIIVGVIAHRLLGDFSRRGWLGGTQEDLSALERGLPGNVTTEMDLAVGDLADRVRPYPALAKLLRERPFTEALDAARDVEGGPAFIEAWRAFLERYGMRGPGEIDVSRPRYEDEPAPIIAAILGGVGPASAGRAAGEHRAHHGALAARAEAAGERLVAASRRGLTGAMRARVARRLVRLARMGSGLREHPKFLLVRILELVRGTALEAGELLVQRGALAAVDDVFLFRFEELIAALEATPTPDLRPLAATRRDMLRRDARRAPPFVMASDGEIPSLAVRADLPPGALSGTAASAGVVEGLARVVLDPAREVLHAGEILVAPHTDPGWTPLFVHASGLVTEVGGLMTHGSVVAREYGIPAVVSVAGATQRIRTGQRIRVDGTRGFVEFLDGEASP, translated from the coding sequence ATGAGCGCCATCCCACGCCTCGATCACCCCGCCTCCTCCGTGCCGGAGACGGACCCGTTGATCCTTCCCTTCGAGCGCATCTCCGCGGCGGATCTGCCTCGCGTGGGGGGCAAGGGCGCCAACCTGGGGGAGATGGCGCGTGCCGGACTGCCCGTGCCACCCGGTTTCTGCGTCACCACGGCCGCCTTCGACGCGTTCCTGGCGGGCCATGGGGACACCGGTTCGCTCTTCGCGGCGTTGGAGGCCCTGGATGGACGCGATGTGGAGGCGGCCCGCCAGGTCGCCGAGTCCACCCGCGCGGCACTCGGGCGCGCGCCGCTTCCTCCGGCCGTGGCCGACGCGGTGCTCGCCACCTGGAAGGAGATGGGCCCCGAGGTGTCCTGGGCGGTGCGCTCCAGCGCCACGGCGGAGGATCTGCCGGACGCCAGCTTCGCCGGCCAGCAGGACACCTACCTCAACATCCGCGGGGCCGATGCGCTGCTCGACGCGGTCCGGCGGTGCTGGGTGTCGCTGTTCACCGATCGCGCGGTGCTGTACCGGGCCAACCATGGCTTCGGTCATCGGGGGGTGAAGCTGAGCGTGGTGGTCCAGCGCATGGTGTTGCCCGAGGTGTCGGGCATCCTGTTCACCGCCGACCCCATCACTGGACGGCGGGGGACCGTGTCCATCGATGCCGGTTTCGGACTGGGCGAGGCGCTGGTCAGCGGACTCATCAACGCGGACCTGTACAAGGTGGACAAGGAGACGGGAGCGCTCCTGGACGTCCAGGTGGGGGACAAGGCGTTGGCCATTCGCCCCAGGCCCGAGGGCGGCACCTGGGAGGAGCACCTGCCCGAGTCCATGCGCCGCGCCCGGGCCCTGGACGACGCGGCCGTGCGGGAACTGGTCTCGCTGGGCACGCGGATCGAGAAGCACTACGGCAAGCCACAGGACATCGAGTGGTGCATCGAGGCCGGACGGCTCTACGTGGTCCAGACCCGTCCCATCACGAGTCTGTACCCGCTGCCCGAGCCCGCTCCCGAGGACGAGGGTCTGCACGTCTACGCCAGCTTTGGCCACATCCAGATGATGACGGACCCCATGCCGCCGCTCTCCCTCCAGGTGTGGCGGCTGTTGATTCCCTTCGGCAGGCCGCCTCGGGGGACAGGGGACCTGCCCGTGGAGTCGCGGTCCGCCACCCTCGCGGGCAGCCGGATGTTCCTGGATGTGACCCCCATGCTGCGCCACCCCGTCCTGGGGCGCGTGCTCCGGGGCGTGCTCGGCCACGTCTACGAGGACATGGCGCGGGGCATGGACACGTTGACCCACCGGCCGGCCTTCCAGCGCGGCGCGCGCGGCGGATGGGCGACCACGGTGAACGCCAGCCGATTCCTGATTCCCGTGATGGCCCGCTTCCTGACCCGGCTGTTCATCACGGAGCCCTCCGTGCTGAGGCCTCGGGTGGAGGCTTTCAGCGATTCGCTGCTGGACAGGATGCGTGCCCGGATCGCGGCGGCTCCTCCAGGCGCGGCGCGGTTGCGCGAGGCGCGAGGCGTGTGCTCGGACCTCTTCGGGCACATCCTCGTCCTGCCTCCGAACATCATCGTGGGCGTGATCGCGCACAGGCTGCTCGGCGACTTCTCCCGGAGGGGATGGCTCGGGGGGACGCAGGAAGATCTCTCCGCGCTGGAGCGGGGTCTGCCCGGCAACGTCACCACCGAGATGGATCTGGCCGTGGGCGATCTGGCGGATCGGGTCCGTCCGTATCCAGCGCTGGCGAAGTTGCTGCGCGAGCGTCCCTTCACCGAGGCCCTGGACGCGGCGCGAGACGTGGAGGGTGGACCCGCCTTCATCGAGGCGTGGCGGGCGTTCCTCGAGCGCTATGGCATGCGAGGGCCCGGGGAGATCGATGTCTCCCGGCCGCGTTATGAGGACGAGCCCGCGCCGATCATCGCGGCCATTCTGGGCGGTGTTGGACCCGCCTCCGCGGGCCGAGCCGCGGGCGAGCACCGCGCGCACCACGGGGCCCTGGCCGCCAGGGCGGAGGCCGCGGGAGAACGGCTGGTCGCCGCCTCACGCCGGGGGCTGACCGGAGCGATGCGCGCGCGGGTGGCGCGCCGGTTGGTGCGGCTGGCGCGCATGGGCAGTGGCTTGCGGGAACACCCCAAGTTCCTGCTCGTCCGCATCCTGGAACTCGTGCGCGGCACGGCGCTCGAGGCCGGGGAGCTCCTGGTCCAGCGCGGGGCGCTCGCGGCGGTGGACGATGTCTTCCTGTTCCGTTTCGAGGAGTTGATCGCGGCGCTCGAGGCGACCCCGACGCCCGATTTGCGCCCGCTGGCCGCGACGCGGCGGGACATGCTCCGGCGGGATGCCCGGCGCGCGCCCCCCTTCGTGATGGCGAGCGATGGTGAAATCCCCTCGCTGGCCGTCCGCGCGGATCTTCCCCCGGGGGCCTTGTCCGGGACGGCTGCCTCGGCGGGAGTGGTGGAGGGCCTGGCGCGCGTGGTGCTCGACCCCGCGCGCGAGGTGCTTCACGCCGGTGAAATCCTCGTGGCACCGCATACGGACCCCGGCTGGACGCCCTTGTTCGTCCACGCCTCCGGTCTGGTGACCGAAGTGGGGGGCCTCATGACGCACGGCTCGGTCGTGGCCCGCGAGTATGGCATCCCGGCCGTCGTCAGCGTGGCGGGTGCCACGCAGCGCATCCGCACCGGCCAGCGCATTCGCGTGGACGGCACTCGCGGCTTCGTGGAGTTCCTGGACGGCGAAGCCTCGCCGTGA
- a CDS encoding glutathione S-transferase family protein: MIKLYQFHPSGNCYKVRLLLHQLSIPFETQEVDLTAGEARTAEFKAKNPIAKTPTVELEPGVFLAESNAILWYFAEGTPFIPSDKLERARMLQWMFFEQYSHEPYVAVARAWLTFFGIPPGKERELEERIQKGYVALDVMEGELTKRPFFAGEHYSLADIALYAYTHVAEEGRFDLGRYPAIRAWFERVRAQPRHLRITDSTILKSG; this comes from the coding sequence ATGATCAAACTCTATCAGTTCCACCCCTCTGGCAATTGCTACAAGGTCCGTCTGCTGCTGCACCAACTCTCGATTCCCTTCGAGACGCAGGAGGTGGACCTGACCGCGGGAGAAGCACGCACCGCGGAGTTCAAGGCGAAAAACCCCATCGCCAAGACCCCCACGGTGGAGCTGGAACCGGGAGTGTTCCTCGCCGAGTCCAACGCCATCCTCTGGTACTTCGCCGAGGGCACGCCGTTCATTCCCAGCGACAAGCTGGAGCGGGCGCGGATGCTCCAGTGGATGTTCTTCGAGCAATACAGCCACGAGCCGTATGTGGCGGTGGCGAGAGCGTGGCTCACCTTCTTCGGCATTCCGCCCGGCAAGGAGCGGGAGTTGGAAGAGCGCATCCAGAAGGGATACGTCGCCCTCGATGTCATGGAGGGGGAATTGACGAAGCGGCCCTTCTTCGCGGGCGAGCACTACAGCCTCGCGGACATCGCGTTGTACGCGTACACGCATGTGGCGGAGGAAGGCCGGTTCGACCTGGGACGCTACCCGGCCATCCGCGCCTGGTTCGAGCGGGTGCGAGCCCAGCCCCGCCACCTGCGCATCACCGATTCCACTATACTCAAATCCGGCTAA
- a CDS encoding acyl-CoA dehydrogenase family protein, whose amino-acid sequence MTLLSRAATKMPTEHPVLAAAHRLAPRVASLSAEVESARRLPAALAHELAGAGLFHLVVPERFGGFELHPALVIETLETLSRADGSVGWCVMIGSLTAMCAAWLPEPVARAIYGVPDVITGGVAAPLGRAELVEGGYRVTGRWAWASGAQNCRWLTGGVVITQDGTPQGTRVLYFPIEDVTLHDTWQASGLRGTGSVDMEVRDVFVPTERSLSLVTERPRVDRPLYRYPAYGLLAVGIPAVALGIARRAIDELTALGPAMATRPAVREAVAEAEATLRAARALLLETVHATFESTTHQEATLRQRAELRLAYVHATRDAARVVDRMYELAGDSAVYNASPMQRCLRDIHAVTQHAMVGQPLRELIGAVLLGVDANTATL is encoded by the coding sequence ATGACGCTCCTTTCGCGCGCCGCCACGAAGATGCCCACCGAGCACCCGGTGCTCGCCGCCGCCCATCGGTTGGCGCCCAGGGTGGCCAGCCTCTCCGCGGAGGTCGAGTCCGCCCGCCGGCTGCCCGCGGCGCTCGCCCACGAACTGGCCGGGGCCGGGCTCTTCCACCTGGTGGTGCCAGAGCGCTTCGGCGGTTTCGAACTCCACCCCGCGCTCGTCATCGAGACCCTGGAAACACTCTCGCGAGCGGATGGCTCGGTGGGTTGGTGCGTGATGATCGGCTCGCTCACCGCCATGTGCGCGGCTTGGCTGCCCGAACCGGTGGCGCGCGCCATCTACGGTGTCCCGGACGTCATCACCGGAGGCGTGGCCGCGCCACTGGGACGCGCCGAACTCGTCGAGGGAGGCTACCGCGTCACCGGCCGTTGGGCCTGGGCGAGCGGTGCCCAGAATTGCCGCTGGCTGACGGGCGGCGTGGTGATCACCCAGGACGGGACCCCCCAGGGAACCCGCGTCCTCTACTTCCCCATCGAGGACGTGACGCTGCACGACACCTGGCAGGCCTCGGGCCTGCGCGGCACGGGCAGCGTCGACATGGAGGTACGCGACGTCTTCGTGCCCACCGAGCGAAGTCTGTCCCTCGTCACCGAGCGCCCGCGCGTCGACCGGCCGCTGTACCGGTATCCCGCCTACGGGCTGCTGGCGGTGGGCATTCCGGCCGTCGCGCTCGGCATCGCCCGCCGCGCCATCGACGAACTCACGGCGCTGGGCCCGGCAATGGCCACGCGACCGGCCGTGCGCGAGGCGGTGGCCGAGGCCGAGGCCACCCTGCGCGCCGCGCGTGCCCTCCTGCTGGAGACCGTCCACGCGACGTTCGAGTCCACGACGCACCAGGAGGCCACCTTGCGTCAGCGGGCGGAACTGCGGCTGGCCTACGTCCACGCCACTCGCGACGCCGCGCGCGTGGTGGACCGGATGTATGAGCTGGCGGGAGACTCGGCCGTCTACAACGCGAGCCCCATGCAGCGCTGCCTGCGCGACATCCACGCGGTCACGCAGCACGCCATGGTGGGCCAACCCCTGCGCGAACTCATTGGCGCCGTGCTGCTCGGCGTGGACGCCAACACGGCCACGCTTTGA
- a CDS encoding VOC family protein: protein MTVHFNHTIVAAKDKVHSARFLAELLGLPEPQPAGHFQVVKLGNGVSLDYAEPGVDFPGQHYAFLVSEDVFDSLIAKIRERGIQHWADPRGQHPGEINTHDGGRGVYFQDPSGHYMEAITVPYGGW from the coding sequence ATGACCGTTCATTTCAACCACACGATCGTCGCCGCGAAGGACAAGGTGCACTCCGCGCGATTCCTCGCCGAATTGCTCGGGCTCCCCGAGCCGCAACCCGCCGGGCACTTTCAGGTCGTCAAGTTGGGGAACGGGGTGTCGCTCGACTACGCCGAGCCCGGTGTCGACTTCCCCGGCCAGCACTATGCGTTCCTCGTATCGGAGGACGTGTTCGACTCACTGATCGCCAAGATCCGTGAGCGTGGGATCCAGCACTGGGCCGACCCACGCGGCCAGCATCCCGGAGAGATCAACACCCACGACGGGGGCCGTGGGGTCTACTTCCAGGATCCGTCTGGCCACTACATGGAGGCCATCACCGTCCCCTACGGAGGTTGGTGA
- a CDS encoding TetR/AcrR family transcriptional regulator, producing MSLPENIAHAAARLLALHGPDGFTMDDLAREAGLSRATLYRQAGSRDTVLAALSEQGVDVGRRSDVRERILAACRPVFTRAGFDAATLEEVASEAGVGPATVYRQFGDKDGLIRAFAEHIGPRRAIHEVVLTPSGDVRADLERVATAAIRRVVEDVDLLRLGLLERLRGGTWAEHLKASPFRVHRSLTQLLEFYAASGTLESKDPQRMARVFIGMLFSSFAELMLERGPPPDPEDTARFITHVFLEGLASADRRKP from the coding sequence ATGTCGCTTCCAGAGAACATCGCCCACGCCGCGGCTCGCCTGCTCGCCCTTCATGGGCCAGACGGGTTCACCATGGATGACCTGGCCCGGGAGGCCGGGCTGTCACGCGCCACGCTGTACCGCCAGGCCGGGAGCCGGGACACGGTGCTCGCCGCGCTCTCCGAGCAGGGCGTGGATGTCGGCAGGCGGTCCGATGTGCGCGAGCGCATCCTGGCGGCGTGCCGTCCGGTGTTCACCCGTGCTGGCTTCGACGCGGCCACGCTCGAGGAGGTCGCCAGCGAGGCGGGGGTGGGTCCGGCCACGGTCTACCGCCAGTTCGGCGACAAGGACGGGCTCATCCGGGCGTTCGCGGAGCACATCGGTCCGCGGCGCGCGATTCACGAAGTGGTCCTCACGCCCTCGGGCGATGTGCGAGCCGACCTGGAGCGGGTCGCCACGGCGGCGATCCGCCGCGTGGTCGAGGATGTGGACCTGCTCCGGTTGGGCCTCCTGGAGCGGCTCCGCGGAGGGACCTGGGCGGAGCACCTGAAGGCCTCTCCGTTCCGGGTCCATCGCTCGCTCACCCAATTGCTGGAGTTCTACGCCGCCAGCGGGACCCTCGAATCGAAGGACCCCCAGCGCATGGCCCGGGTCTTCATCGGGATGCTCTTCAGCTCCTTCGCGGAGCTGATGCTGGAGCGCGGGCCCCCGCCGGATCCGGAAGACACCGCCCGCTTCATCACCCACGTGTTTCTCGAGGGACTCGCATCCGCTGATCGGAGAAAGCCATGA